One stretch of Arthrobacter polaris DNA includes these proteins:
- a CDS encoding N-acetylmannosamine-6-phosphate 2-epimerase: MTLKLTNLDILAGQLVVSAQAYPGEPMRDPRTMAQVAASAVTGGAAAIRVQGIADIQFARAAVEVPVIGLWKDGHDGVFITPTLRHALACASAGAHIVAIDGTRRPRPDGLTLEETITGVHANSNSLVMADCGSLDDAVAAAGAGADLIGTTLAGYTGERPKTDGPDLELIAAIAAANLGKPLIAEGRIHXPAQARAALDAGAFAVVVGTAITHXSTITGWFKAALSE; this comes from the coding sequence GTGACGCTGAAATTGACCAACCTTGACATACTTGCCGGACAGCTCGTGGTGTCCGCTCAGGCTTACCCCGGTGAGCCCATGCGTGACCCGCGCACCATGGCCCAGGTGGCGGCGTCAGCTGTTACCGGCGGGGCTGCAGCCATCCGGGTGCAGGGCATTGCCGACATCCAGTTTGCCCGTGCCGCAGTGGAGGTTCCTGTGATTGGGTTATGGAAGGACGGGCACGACGGCGTCTTCATCACACCCACGCTGCGCCACGCCCTCGCTTGTGCCAGCGCAGGCGCTCACATTGTGGCCATTGACGGCACCCGCCGCCCCCGCCCTGACGGGCTCACCCTGGAAGAGACCATTACCGGAGTGCACGCCAACTCCAACTCACTGGTCATGGCCGATTGCGGTTCCTTGGACGACGCCGTAGCCGCAGCCGGGGCCGGAGCCGATCTGATCGGCACCACCTTGGCCGGTTATACAGGCGAGCGCCCCAAGACCGATGGCCCGGATCTGGAGCTCATTGCCGCCATTGCGGCGGCAAACCTTGGCAAGCCACTCATCGCCGAAGGCCGCATCCACTNNCCTGCCCAGGCCCGTGCAGCCTTGGACGCCGGAGCCTTCGCCGTGGTGGTAGGCACCGCCATCACCCACNCCTCAACCATTACCGGATGGTT
- a CDS encoding ROK family protein has translation MRYVVGVDLGGTKTAAGVVAQDGSVLVQGQIPTKNRDGGRXILDATAVLVQFLIERAAEQGAVVEAVGVGSAGVINAAAGTVISATDAILDWTGTAITAGLTGRLGLPSAVVNDVHAHALGEAWKGAGAGASTALMVAXGTGVGGSFVINGKPLLGHRFVGGHVGHFASXXAVHRGKALPCSCGHTGHVEAIAAGPAIHGAYLREGGSAALLDTKAVFDLARAGDDLACRVIATAAAAAGQAVGGLINILDPEIVVVSGGLADAGDLWWAGMEHAMRAELLAPLAEVPVVRATLGNTAAIVGAASLVLPNNY, from the coding sequence ATGCGGTACGTAGTTGGCGTTGACCTTGGCGGAACCAAGACGGCGGCCGGAGTGGTGGCGCAGGACGGCTCGGTCTTGGTGCAGGGGCAGATTCCTACGAAGAACCGCGACGGCGGGCGGNCCATCCTAGACGCCACTGCGGTGCTGGTGCAGTTCCTCATTGAACGGGCAGCCGAGCAGGGCGCCGTCGTAGAAGCCGTCGGTGTTGGCTCCGCCGGTGTCATCAATGCCGCTGCGGGCACGGTCATTTCAGCTACCGATGCCATTCTCGACTGGACCGGAACGGCCATCACCGCTGGCCTGACTGGACGGCTGGGACTACCATCAGCCGTAGTCAATGACGTCCACGCCCATGCTCTGGGTGAGGCCTGGAAAGGCGCTGGCGCTGGCGCCTCTACGGCGTTGATGGTGGCTNTTGGCACAGGTGTTGGTGGCAGCTTTGTGATCAATGGAAAGCCGCTGCTTGGCCACCGGTTTGTTGGCGGACATGTGGGTCACTTTGCGTCCNCCNTGGCCGTTCACCGCGGCAAAGCGTTGCCGTGTTCTTGCGGTCACACCGGACACGTTGAGGCGATCGCTGCAGGTCCTGCCATCCACGGCGCCTACCTGCGTGAAGGCGGCAGTGCCGCCCTCCTTGACACCAAGGCTGTGTTTGATTTGGCTAGGGCCGGTGACGATCTGGCTTGCCGGGTCATTGCCACGGCTGCTGCGGCGGCCGGACAGGCCGTGGGCGGGCTGATCAATATCCTTGATCCGGAAATTGTTGTAGTCTCAGGTGGTCTCGCCGATGCTGGGGATCTCTGGTGGGCTGGTATGGAACATGCTATGCGGGCCGAGTTACTGGCGCCCTTGGCCGAGGTTCCGGTAGTTCGGGCAACTCTTGGCAACACTGCTGCCATTGTGGGCGCAGCCTCCTTGGTTTTGCCCAATAATTATTAG
- a CDS encoding dihydrodipicolinate synthase family protein, which produces MTTVATRFQGVIPPVCTXRTAEGAIDVPSLENLTRHLIDGGVSGLFVNGSSGEVTHLTNAERDTVLTTIAGVNAGQVPLLVGAVEQTTNRVLEEAQRMVSLGADAIVATSQYYAISNAEENGRHFRAIAASVDVPVFAYDVPVRTHFKMPTDLLVELGREGVIAGVKDSSGDDVSFRQLLIAARDIPNFDIFTGHEVVVDGAMLGGAQGIVPGLGNVDPAAYRRLYDLTVAGDWAGAAAEQDRIADVFNIVYTPKAGRVSGNAAGLGAFKTALMLMGVIKTNVMSAXMLALDEDETAAIKVILERTGLI; this is translated from the coding sequence GTGACTACCGTCGCAACCCGTTTCCAGGGTGTCATCCCGCCCGTCTGCACCNCCCGCACAGCTGAAGGCGCCATTGACGTCCCCTCGCTGGAAAACCTCACCCGCCACCTGATCGACGGCGGCGTCTCAGGTCTGTTCGTCAACGGTTCCTCCGGTGAGGTCACCCACCTGACCAACGCCGAGCGCGACACCGTGCTGACCACCATTGCCGGCGTCAACGCCGGACAGGTGCCGCTGCTTGTTGGTGCTGTTGAGCAGACAACCAACCGCGTTCTTGAAGAAGCACAGCGCATGGTTTCCCTCGGCGCCGATGCCATCGTGGCCACCAGCCAGTACTACGCCATCAGCAACGCCGAGGAGAACGGCCGCCACTTCCGTGCGATCGCCGCCTCCGTGGACGTTCCTGTCTTCGCCTACGACGTCCCGGTCCGCACCCACTTCAAGATGCCCACCGACCTGCTCGTGGAGCTGGGCCGTGAAGGTGTCATCGCCGGTGTCAAGGATTCCTCCGGTGACGATGTTTCCTTCCGTCAGTTGCTGATCGCCGCACGCGACATCCCGAACTTTGACATCTTTACCGGCCACGAAGTGGTTGTTGACGGAGCCATGCTCGGCGGTGCCCAGGGCATTGTCCCCGGCCTTGGCAACGTTGACCCGGCAGCCTACCGCCGCCTGTACGATCTCACCGTTGCAGGCGACTGGGCCGGCGCTGCTGCAGAGCAGGACCGCATCGCCGATGTCTTCAACATCGTTTACACCCCGAAGGCGGGCCGCGTTTCTGGAAACGCTGCCGGTCTGGGCGCCTTCAAGACCGCCCTGATGCTCATGGGCGTCATCAAGACCAACGTCATGAGCGCCNCCATGCTCGCACTTGATGAAGATGAGACGGCAGCCATCAAGGTCATCCTTGAGCGCACTGGCCTGATCTAG
- a CDS encoding ATP-binding cassette domain-containing protein, translated as MTRPTAAAVSGNTXVIELKDLHVHHRTRSGSLFKPSYVKAVNGXNFSISRGXTVGIVGESGCGKSTLASVLVGLQTPTSGEVLFHGKPAIKRNAAMRKEFGRSVSVVFQDPSTALNPRMTIQDILVDPLAVHGIGNGASRLARVAELLALVGLPQSAAEVTPSQVSGGQRQRVAIARALALGXDIMVADEPTSALDVSVRAQVLNLLSDLKKELNLGMVFISHDIQTVRYVSDRIAVMYYGQIVEEGSAEQIFDNPSNDYTKKLLGAAPSLLHI; from the coding sequence ATGACCAGGCCAACAGCAGCAGCTGTGAGCGGCAATACCNCTGTTATTGAGCTCAAGGACTTACACGTCCACCACCGGACCCGTTCCGGCAGCTTGTTCAAGCCCAGCTATGTGAAAGCAGTCAACGGGNTTAATTTCTCCATCAGCCGTGGGNAGACCGTGGGCATTGTGGGCGAATCCGGCTGTGGAAAGTCCACTCTGGCCTCGGTGTTGGTAGGGCTGCAAACTCCTACCTCCGGCGAAGTGTTATTCCATGGCAAGCCTGCTATCAAGCGCAACGCTGCTATGCGCAAGGAGTTCGGCCGTTCCGTCTCTGTGGTCTTCCAAGATCCGTCCACAGCACTGAATCCGCGTATGACCATCCAGGACATCCTGGTTGATCCACTGGCAGTGCACGGCATTGGCAACGGCGCATCCCGCTTGGCCAGGGTCGCTGAGCTGCTCGCTCTGGTTGGCTTGCCGCAATCGGCAGCCGAGGTCACGCCGTCGCAAGTTTCCGGCGGACAGCGCCAGCGTGTGGCAATAGCCCGCGCGCTGGCGCTTGGCNCCGACATCATGGTGGCCGATGAGCCCACTTCCGCACTGGATGTTTCAGTCCGCGCCCAGGTGTTGAACCTGCTCTCGGATCTAAAGAAGGAACTGAATCTGGGCATGGTTTTCATCAGCCACGATATCCAGACAGTCCGCTATGTTTCTGACCGTATCGCTGTCATGTACTACGGCCAGATTGTTGAAGAAGGCTCAGCTGAGCAGATCTTTGACAACCCATCCAACGATTACACGAAGAAACTACTCGGCGCCGCGCCCTCACTTCTGCACATCTAA
- a CDS encoding dipeptide/oligopeptide/nickel ABC transporter permease/ATP-binding protein, with protein MRSKLAERLSAPGLRFKALSLGSKLALLFLLFIVVVAILAPWISPHDPLETGDPAQAPSAIHWFGTDRIGRDVLSRLMYGAQASLMIGLGSVALAVVVGATLGSLAATSSKSVNELIMRIMDILMAFPGIALAAVLLTAFGNSVPTIIIAIAIIYTPQIARVVRANVLAQYGEDYVRAERVMGAGRTHILLKHIVRNTAAPVLVFATIMVADAIILEASLSFLGAGIQDPNPSWGNVISYGRNLVLSGGWWATTFAGLVILLTVLSLNILAEGLTDAMVNPRLKXAAPVKDDDGSAAAATLELAQADAAARAAIKDPFAALDAELLRLQAVEISRVDRLPQVNPEARVILEVTNLSIRFPGRFDRTAIVDNVSFTVREGETMGLVGESGCGKSITSLAIMGLLPKTAEVTGSIKFDGKELLDPVTKHSSAKAYEGLRGEQIAMVYQDALSSLNPSMLIKDQMLQLTRRNGRKTPAELLELVQLDPVRTLKSYPHELSGGQRQRVLIAMALSRSPKIVVADEPTTALDVTVQKQVVDLLNELREQLGFAMVFVSHDLALVASLAHKITVMYAGQVVESAQASELLAHPTHEYTRGLLGAVLSIESDAVRLHQIPGTVPSPREFANGDRFASRSQRPDADPAQKLAFVPLTRDGVSGDHFWASHKHEDAMAVSAAAVTEGAS; from the coding sequence ATGCGTAGCAAACTTGCCGAACGGCTCAGCGCGCCGGGCTTGCGCTTCAAGGCCCTGAGCCTGGGCTCCAAACTGGCCCTGCTGTTCCTGCTCTTCATTGTTGTTGTGGCCATCTTGGCCCCATGGATATCCCCGCATGACCCGCTGGAGACGGGCGATCCCGCCCAAGCTCCCAGCGCCATCCACTGGTTTGGTACAGACCGCATTGGCCGGGATGTTCTCTCGCGTCTGATGTACGGCGCACAAGCCTCCTTGATGATCGGGCTTGGCTCCGTTGCCCTGGCTGTGGTTGTTGGTGCAACGCTTGGCTCCTTGGCGGCAACATCCTCCAAGAGCGTCAATGAGCTCATCATGCGCATCATGGACATCCTCATGGCATTCCCCGGCATCGCTTTGGCCGCCGTCCTACTGACAGCGTTCGGCAACTCCGTGCCCACCATCATCATTGCCATCGCGATCATCTACACGCCGCAGATTGCCCGCGTGGTCCGTGCAAACGTGCTAGCTCAGTACGGCGAGGATTATGTCCGCGCCGAACGCGTCATGGGTGCTGGCCGCACCCACATCTTGCTCAAACACATTGTGCGCAACACTGCCGCGCCTGTGCTGGTGTTCGCCACCATCATGGTTGCCGACGCCATCATTTTAGAAGCCTCACTTTCCTTCCTTGGCGCAGGTATCCAGGATCCTAATCCCAGCTGGGGAAATGTCATCTCCTACGGCCGTAACCTGGTGCTTTCCGGAGGCTGGTGGGCAACCACCTTCGCCGGTCTTGTCATCTTGTTGACGGTCCTGTCCTTGAACATCTTGGCCGAAGGCCTCACCGATGCCATGGTCAACCCGCGCTTGAAANAGGCTGCCCCTGTCAAGGACGACGACGGTTCAGCTGCGGCAGCAACTCTTGAGCTCGCCCAAGCTGATGCCGCCGCCCGCGCAGCTATCAAAGATCCTTTCGCCGCACTGGATGCCGAGCTACTGCGCCTCCAAGCAGTAGAAATCTCACGTGTGGACCGCCTACCGCAGGTGAACCCGGAAGCCCGTGTGATCTTAGAAGTCACCAACCTTTCCATCCGCTTCCCCGGACGCTTCGACCGGACAGCCATTGTGGATAATGTTTCCTTCACTGTCCGTGAAGGCGAAACCATGGGCCTGGTGGGCGAATCAGGGTGTGGCAAGTCCATCACCTCACTGGCCATCATGGGATTGCTTCCCAAGACTGCCGAAGTCACCGGCTCCATCAAATTTGATGGGAAGGAACTGCTGGATCCCGTCACCAAGCACAGCTCAGCCAAGGCCTACGAAGGCCTGCGCGGAGAGCAGATCGCCATGGTCTACCAGGATGCTCTTAGCTCCTTGAACCCGTCCATGTTGATCAAGGATCAGATGTTGCAGCTCACCCGCCGCAACGGGCGCAAGACCCCGGCTGAACTGCTTGAACTGGTGCAGTTGGATCCCGTGCGCACTCTCAAGAGTTACCCACACGAGCTTTCCGGCGGCCAGCGCCAGCGTGTACTGATCGCTATGGCGTTGTCCCGTTCACCCAAGATTGTGGTTGCTGATGAGCCCACCACCGCTTTGGATGTCACCGTCCAGAAGCAGGTTGTTGACTTGCTGAACGAACTGCGTGAGCAGCTTGGCTTCGCCATGGTGTTCGTCAGCCATGACCTTGCTCTGGTGGCCTCACTGGCACACAAGATCACGGTCATGTACGCCGGACAGGTGGTGGAGTCCGCGCAGGCTTCGGAGCTACTGGCACATCCCACCCACGAATACACTCGTGGCCTGCTGGGCGCTGTCCTGTCCATCGAGTCCGACGCCGTTCGTCTGCACCAGATCCCCGGCACGGTTCCTTCACCGCGTGAGTTTGCCAACGGCGATCGCTTTGCCAGCCGTTCTCAGCGTCCCGACGCTGATCCAGCCCAAAAGCTGGCATTTGTCCCGCTCACCCGTGATGGCGTCTCAGGCGATCACTTCTGGGCCAGCCACAAGCACGAAGACGCCATGGCGGTTTCCGCTGCGGCAGTAACGGAAGGTGCCTCATGA
- a CDS encoding ABC transporter permease yields the protein MANFXRLLGRRLAALPLMILGVTLLVFVVLQFTXGDRAVAALGEGASLEALEQYREANGFNDXLFIQYFTYLGKLITGNFGSTLPPAKPITEVIASAFPVTLQLTALGVLIAIVISLVFGVLAALYRDTWVDQIIRVFSVAAIATPSFWLGILLIQWFALGDNSWFPSGGLADPSEGFMGWLSSMTLPALALAIPVSASLIRVVRTSMVEELDRDYVRTAIGNGVPYATVVSKNVLRNALVTPVTVLGLRIGYLLGGAVVIEMIFSLPGMGQQILNGITNSDTNLVQGVVLVIAVTFVLVNILVDLLYLLINXRIRTV from the coding sequence TTGGCAAACTTTNTGCGACTGCTGGGACGCCGGCTCGCAGCACTACCGTTGATGATCCTGGGTGTCACCCTGCTCGTCTTCGTTGTACTGCAGTTCACCNCCGGGGACCGCGCCGTTGCTGCGCTGGGCGAAGGAGCCTCCCTTGAGGCCCTGGAGCAATACCGCGAGGCCAACGGGTTCAACGACNCCCTCTTCATTCAGTACTTTACTTATCTAGGCAAGCTCATCACGGGCAACTTTGGCAGCACCCTCCCACCGGCCAAACCCATCACTGAGGTCATCGCCAGCGCGTTCCCCGTGACCTTGCAGCTGACGGCCCTTGGCGTACTCATTGCCATCGTCATTTCCCTGGTCTTTGGCGTTCTTGCCGCGCTCTACCGCGACACCTGGGTTGATCAGATCATCCGCGTTTTCTCGGTCGCAGCCATCGCCACCCCTTCCTTCTGGTTGGGCATCTTGCTCATCCAGTGGTTCGCCCTAGGTGATAACTCATGGTTCCCATCGGGCGGGCTCGCTGACCCGAGTGAAGGCTTCATGGGCTGGCTCAGCTCCATGACCCTGCCAGCTCTAGCCCTGGCGATCCCGGTTTCCGCGTCCCTGATTCGTGTGGTCCGCACCTCCATGGTGGAGGAGTTGGACCGCGACTACGTGCGTACTGCCATCGGCAACGGCGTCCCGTACGCCACTGTCGTTTCCAAGAATGTCTTACGCAACGCCCTTGTCACCCCGGTGACCGTGCTGGGCCTACGCATCGGCTACCTACTCGGCGGCGCCGTCGTGATTGAAATGATCTTCTCTCTGCCTGGCATGGGACAGCAGATCCTCAACGGCATCACCAACTCCGACACGAACTTGGTCCAGGGCGTGGTCCTTGTGATCGCCGTGACGTTCGTGCTCGTGAACATCCTGGTGGATCTTCTTTACCTGCTCATCAACNCCCGAATCAGGACGGTCTAA